A part of Salvelinus alpinus chromosome 5, SLU_Salpinus.1, whole genome shotgun sequence genomic DNA contains:
- the LOC139575170 gene encoding WD repeat-containing protein 93-like, giving the protein MPVYIRKGPADIPEPSDSGQGDDEEELFLSDPDQLQDQLPQPFRMIDKVLDRLVDRAWDFISERETVRVTEQANTTIPIMQVSGDVKLPVRTNCMVCSEDGRYIFLGHPHGLSVMAQPQGITTSSSPYCVPVWQEDQVEITSLHITCLGEMAYLLASLDDMGVARLFAYYSETSHLIKVMNETVSLVFIFSIGSFIPLPLFSPL; this is encoded by the exons ATGCCAGTATACATCAGGAAAGGGCCTGCAGATATCCCCGAGCCCTCCGACAGCGGCCAGGGTGATGACGAGGAGGAGTTGTTCCTGAGTGACCCAGATCAACTCCAGGACCAGCTCCCCCAGCCGTTCAGAATGATAGACAAGGTCCTGGACAGACTGGTAGACAGGGCATGGGACTTCATCTCAGAGAGAGAAACTGTCAGGGTCACAGAGCAAGCTAATACAACTATACCCATTATGCAGGTCTCAGGGGACGTAAAG CTCCCTGTGAGGACCAACTGCATGGTCTGCTCTGAGGATGGCAGGTACATCTTCCTGGGTCACCCCCACGGCCTGTCTGTTATGGCTCAGCCCCAGGGTATCAccacctcttcctctccctactgTGTGCCAGTATGGCAGGAGGACCAGGTAGAGATCACCTCTCTTCACATCACCTGTCTGGGGGAGATGGCCTACCTGCTGGCATCACTGGATGATATGG GTGTTGCCAGACTCTTTGCTTATTACTCAGAAACCAGCCACCTGATAAAAGTCATGAATGAAACAGTAAGTTTGGTCTTTATTTTTTccattggctcattcatccccctccctctattctctcccCTGTAA